GCTCCCGGCCTGCTTTACGAGCAAACCGGCGACACGGGTGCTTCCTCTGCCCTGTTGAGCCTGGCTGCTGTCCTGAACCAGTCCAAACCCGGGGAAAAAATTTTACTGGCGGCATATGGATCTGGGGCGGGAAGTATGGCCGTTAGCTTAACAGTGACCGGTATGTCCTTAAAGGAAGGGAGAAATACGGTTAGAAAGCAGTTGGATGCAAATAAAACCTACCTTGGTTACACCCAGTACCTGCAGGTTAAAAGATACATCTAGCGAGGTGATTTACCAGTGGGAGCCCATATATCCATACCCATGTACCAGCGGGCGATCAAGCAGCGCTACCGCCTGGTGGGCCTGAAGTGTCTGAAGTGCGGCAAAATAAATTTCCCGCCCAAAGCAGGATGCAAGTATTGCGGTAATTTCGATCAATTTGTAGAAGCACAGCTAAGCGGCAAGGGCAAGGTTTATTCATATACCATTATTGCCGGTGCCGGGGCGCCACCGGAATTCAGTGAAGAAGCGGCCTACCGCCAATCCTACCCGGTGGTGCTGGTGGAACTGGATGAAGGGCCCCGCATTGTGGCCCAGCTAGTGGATGTGGAAAAGGATCAAGTAGAAATTGGCATGCCGGTGGAACTGGTCATCAGAAGAATATACACGG
This window of the Desulfofundulus salinus genome carries:
- a CDS encoding Zn-ribbon domain-containing OB-fold protein, which translates into the protein MGAHISIPMYQRAIKQRYRLVGLKCLKCGKINFPPKAGCKYCGNFDQFVEAQLSGKGKVYSYTIIAGAGAPPEFSEEAAYRQSYPVVLVELDEGPRIVAQLVDVEKDQVEIGMPVELVIRRIYTEEDVIRYGYKFRPQKN